In Flavobacterium sp. CS20, a single window of DNA contains:
- a CDS encoding M56 family metallopeptidase, with product MKSEPLFKINRLYLLMSLGVSLVLPLLSFGNIYPIDINKIYVQWLQPINISIQSSENTEALTSDLSTSSGFRWSYYFLFYSLGLIFYSIWFLIRNRDFFKYLQTQSQSSYKGKKVVILQNSTLAFSFWNRIYLGDQMSESQRNVVLEHEFQHLRLKHSWDIIALELMQFVLWFNPLIYIYKKQLRQIHEFEADCLVTQNTSKTKYINALLNQNFGCQNISFVNSFNHSSNLKNRIKMLHKTQSKRIKYLFILPVICLAVIFSCTQDKMLESEISNKNQQEFFDKVFKGEPNLFDKLDDKPDLNSLLNSYDLDIKDEYTEDEEAQVALIIGMLKLSSEYKEDGDYQKAIDQEINQSEGLKKVALTLEDIMRNSRIEKRTEVQELGGESSKVPFASLDKVPHPSSCSGKTNKALKECVSEFIATHVNTNFDKGLGKELGLSGKQRVSVQFTIDKTGKIVNVRARAPHQKLEEEAIRVIKSIPQMIPGQVGGKNVNVLYGLPIIFVLD from the coding sequence TTGAAGTCAGAACCTCTGTTTAAAATCAACCGTTTGTATTTACTGATGAGTTTGGGAGTTTCTTTGGTTTTACCATTGTTAAGTTTTGGAAATATCTATCCAATTGACATCAACAAAATATATGTGCAGTGGCTACAACCTATCAATATAAGCATTCAAAGCTCTGAGAATACTGAGGCACTAACGTCTGATTTATCAACATCATCAGGTTTTAGGTGGAGTTATTACTTTTTATTCTATAGCCTAGGACTTATCTTTTACAGCATATGGTTTCTCATAAGAAACAGAGATTTTTTTAAATATTTACAGACCCAAAGTCAGTCATCTTATAAAGGTAAGAAAGTCGTGATTTTGCAAAACTCAACATTAGCCTTTTCGTTTTGGAATCGTATTTATTTAGGCGATCAAATGTCAGAATCTCAACGCAATGTGGTTTTAGAGCACGAATTTCAACATTTAAGACTAAAACACTCATGGGATATAATTGCACTTGAGCTGATGCAATTTGTTCTATGGTTTAATCCATTAATTTATATTTATAAAAAACAACTCAGACAAATTCACGAGTTTGAAGCCGATTGTTTAGTTACCCAAAATACTTCAAAAACAAAGTACATTAATGCTTTACTCAATCAAAATTTTGGTTGTCAAAATATTTCATTTGTCAATTCATTTAACCATTCTTCTAATCTCAAAAATCGTATCAAAATGTTACACAAAACCCAGTCAAAACGAATAAAGTATCTTTTTATTCTTCCAGTTATTTGTCTTGCTGTTATTTTTTCTTGCACTCAAGATAAAATGTTAGAGTCAGAAATTTCAAACAAAAATCAACAAGAGTTTTTTGATAAAGTTTTTAAAGGAGAACCTAACTTATTTGATAAATTGGATGATAAACCTGATTTGAATAGTTTGCTTAATTCTTACGATTTAGACATTAAAGATGAATATACTGAAGATGAAGAAGCCCAAGTTGCTTTAATCATAGGTATGTTAAAACTATCTTCAGAATATAAAGAAGATGGTGACTATCAAAAAGCCATTGATCAAGAAATTAATCAATCTGAGGGTTTAAAAAAAGTGGCTTTAACACTTGAAGACATCATGAGAAATAGTAGAATTGAAAAGCGAACTGAGGTTCAAGAGCTTGGTGGAGAAAGCTCAAAAGTCCCATTCGCCTCGTTAGACAAAGTTCCACATCCGTCATCCTGTAGTGGTAAAACCAATAAAGCATTAAAAGAATGTGTCAGTGAATTTATCGCAACTCATGTCAATACCAACTTTGACAAAGGTTTAGGCAAAGAACTTGGTCTATCTGGCAAGCAACGAGTGAGCGTTCAGTTTACCATTGATAAAACGGGTAAAATAGTAAATGTAAGAGCTAGAGCACCACACCAAAAACTTGAAGAAGAAGCTATACGCGTTATCAAAAGCATACCACAAATGATACCTGGACAAGTTGGTGGCAAAAATGTCAATGTGCTGTATGGATTACCAATAATTTTTGTTTTAGACTA
- a CDS encoding BlaI/MecI/CopY family transcriptional regulator has protein sequence MKPLTKAESEIMRILWQLQEANVSSIIDHMPEPKPAYNTVSTIVRILEQKGFVDYKKQGRGHIYFPKVSEDNYKTSTTQRLANTYFEGSFKNMVSFFVQKNDLSTRELEAILKELKSQNND, from the coding sequence ATGAAACCACTAACTAAAGCTGAAAGTGAAATTATGCGTATTCTATGGCAACTACAAGAGGCAAATGTATCGTCTATTATAGACCATATGCCAGAGCCAAAACCCGCTTACAATACAGTTTCGACTATTGTTCGGATACTTGAGCAGAAGGGTTTTGTAGATTATAAAAAACAGGGGCGAGGTCATATTTATTTTCCAAAAGTGAGCGAAGATAATTACAAAACTTCTACTACTCAGCGTTTAGCCAACACCTATTTTGAAGGATCGTTTAAAAACATGGTCTCGTTTTTTGTGCAAAAAAACGACTTAAGTACCAGAGAATTAGAAGCTATTTTAAAAGAACTAAAATCTCAAAACAATGATTAA
- the queG gene encoding tRNA epoxyqueuosine(34) reductase QueG has translation MSNTKTYTQLIKAEAKRLGFLSCGMSKAEFLEEEAPRLEHWLNNNMHGEMQYMENHFDKRLDPTKLVEGSKSVVSLLFNYYPEKQQKGDTYKISKYAYGEDYHFVIKRKLKSLLKYIQAEIGEVHGRAFVDSAPVLDKAWAVRSGLGWMGKHSNVLTKSKGSFYFIAELIIDLELEYDTPVTEHCGSCTACIDACPTDAIVEPYVVDGSKCISYFTIELKDDLPTSYKGQFDDWMFGCDVCQDVCPWNKFSKSHNEPLFNPDDRLLNFDKQDWEDITEEVFQDIFKKSAVKRTKYSGLKRNIEFLDKKLKKE, from the coding sequence ATGTCAAACACAAAAACTTATACTCAACTCATCAAAGCTGAAGCCAAGCGTTTGGGATTTTTGTCCTGTGGTATGAGTAAAGCTGAATTTTTAGAAGAAGAAGCTCCACGTCTTGAGCATTGGCTCAACAACAATATGCATGGCGAAATGCAATATATGGAAAATCATTTTGACAAACGCCTTGACCCAACTAAATTGGTAGAAGGCTCAAAAAGTGTCGTTTCATTATTGTTTAATTATTATCCTGAAAAACAGCAAAAGGGAGATACTTATAAAATCAGCAAATACGCTTATGGAGAAGACTATCACTTCGTTATCAAACGCAAACTCAAATCTCTTTTAAAGTATATTCAAGCAGAAATTGGCGAGGTTCATGGTCGTGCTTTTGTTGATTCAGCACCCGTTTTAGACAAAGCTTGGGCAGTGAGAAGCGGTTTAGGATGGATGGGAAAACACAGCAATGTATTAACCAAATCTAAGGGTTCATTTTACTTTATCGCCGAGTTGATTATTGATTTAGAATTAGAATACGACACGCCTGTAACAGAACATTGCGGGAGTTGCACCGCTTGTATTGATGCTTGTCCAACAGACGCTATTGTCGAGCCTTATGTGGTTGATGGCAGTAAATGTATTTCGTATTTTACCATTGAACTTAAAGACGATTTACCAACAAGTTACAAAGGACAATTTGACGATTGGATGTTTGGCTGTGATGTGTGTCAAGATGTTTGTCCGTGGAATAAGTTTAGCAAAAGCCATAACGAACCACTTTTCAATCCTGATGATCGCCTTTTGAATTTCGATAAGCAAGATTGGGAAGACATAACTGAAGAAGTCTTTCAAGATATTTTCAAAAAATCTGCCGTTAAGCGAACGAAATATTCGGGATTGAAGCGCAATATTGAGTTTTTAGAT